GCGGTTATTGCGGCGGCGCGCTTGGGCGGCGTGGCGAATGCTAACAGTGAAGAGTTTGGCGCTGAGCCTGGCGCGAATGTGGTGTACATCATGGACGGACAGCAGGGCAAGCAGTCGACCGGCGGCACGATGCGCCTCGGCGATTATCCGGCGGTGCTGAAATCTGGTTCGCTCGTTGCTAAGATGTACGGCAAGACAGAGGTAACTGAGCGCCATCGCCACCGCTACGAAGTGAATCAAGATTTTGTTCAAGCGATTGAACGGGGCGGTCTAGTGATTTCTGGCACGTCGCCGAACGGCCAGCTGGTGGAATTTATTGAAGCGCCGCATCATCGGTATTTCGTGGCTACGCAAGCTCATCCTGAATTTAAGTCGCGCCCGTTCCGCCCGCATCCGCTATTTGACGGGCTGATTCGAGCTGCCTTGACAAAGTAAAAAACTTATGCTAACATACAGCCAGATAGTACCTAAAATAAAAAGGAATAAAAATGGCTGAAGAAACAATTGAAATGCAGGATCCGCTTGATAAGACGACGCTGAGTCATGACGATGCCTCGGCGCTTGGGTATGTTTTGCGTCACGTCAAGGGCTCGAGTCCGAGTTCGGTGACGCTGCTGCAGCTGGAAGAAATGGGTCAGGAGTAAAACTGCTTGTTGTCTGCTATACTGGAAGGTATGGAACAGATTATTTCTCAGGCGGTGAAGCAACTTTTTGATCAAGATGTATCGGTGCAATTGACGCGCCCCGACCCAAAGTTTGGCGATTTTGCGACGAACGTGGCGCTGCAGCTGGCGAAGCCGCTGGGTAAGAATCCGCGCGAGATTGCTGAGGCGATTGCTGAGGAGCTGCGTGGTCGTGAGGAGTTGGGCGAGGTGAGCGTGGCTGGGCCGGGCTTCATCAACGTGAAATTAAGCGATCAAGCGGTGTTGGAGTTGCTGAAAGTGCGACCAGCGACCAACCGTTCAGGTCAAACAGTGGTCATTGAAACTAATTGTCCAAATCCATTTAAGGCCATGCATATCGGCCACGCGCTGAATGCGATTTTGGCGGACACCATGGCGAATTTACTGGCGGTGGATGGTGCGTCGGTACACCGGGTGAGTTACCACGGCGACGTCGGCACGCATGTCGGTAAGAGCATGTGGGCGATTCTTCGCGAGATTGATGGCGATGTTGGCAAGTTAGACGCTATTCCGGCTGATAAGCGCAACGAGTTTATGAGCCGTATGTACGTTGAAGGGGCGCGGGCAGCTAAAGAATCACCAGAGGCACGGGCAGAAATCGACGAGCTGGCCAAGCAATCGTTTGTACTGGATGATCCGCTATATAAGCAGGTGTATGAGATTTGTAAAGCCTGGAGCTTTGATGAAATTGATGCCAATGTGGCGCGGCTGGGCAATGTGCCAATTGAGCGGCGCTACGTCGAGAGCGAAACCGAAGTGCCAGGCAAGGCCTTGATCAAAGAAAAAACCCCAGAAGTCTTTACCAAATCAGATGGTGCGTACATCTTCAAAGGTAGCCAATACGGTGCGTTTGATAATGTGTTCATCGGTTCGCACGGCAACGGATTATATGGTGCGCACGACATGGGGCTAATTCAGCTGAAGCGCCAAGATTATCCAAACCTAGACCTATCGATTACGGTCAACGGCGAAGAGCAGGCGGCGTATTTCCGCGGGGTGATCGCGGCTAGTGAATTGGCCATTCCAGAATTGAAAGGTAAGTTGTTTAATTATGCAACTGGCCTGGTTAAATTAACGACCGGCAAGATGAGCTCGCGCACTGGCGAGGTGATTACTATTGACTGGCTGTTTAACGAGTTCAAGAAAGCCATCAAGCAAGCTGGCGGCGAGCCGACCGACGCGGTGGTGGCGGGCGCGCTGCGCTATCAATTTTTGAAGGTGAAAATTGGTAGCGACGTGGTATTTGATATCAATGATGCGGTCAGTCTCACCGGTAATACTGGTAGCTACCTGCAATATGCACACGCTCGGGCGCGAGGAATTTTGGCAAAATCTGAGCAAGCAGTTGCATTTCCGACAGAATTGTTCGACGAAGATCGGCTGCTCGTCAGGAAAATGAGTGAATACGCCGAGGCGGTTAACCGCGCTACCGAAAGTTTGGAGCCGCATCATGTCTGCGCCTATTTGTTTGAGCTGGCGCAGGAGTTCAACCGTTACTATGAGAAAAATCAAGTTGTCGGCAGCGACAAAGAAGCGCACCGTGTCGGCTTGGTGGCGGTGTATGCTGACATCTTGAAGGCGGGACTCACCATTCTTGGTATCGTTGCCCCTGATAAATTGTAAAATATTAGTAAATATTATATGATACAGCAGAGATGGAAGAGCATCTTTCTGCTAATTTGATGACGCCTAAACGGCAATTAGTTAAGGCTGAGCCAGGACTACGACGTGAACTTTTATTAGACTCGCAGCAGCTGAAGTTGATTCGTGCGGTGTATGAACAGTCTCCGCAGACGTATGATGCTGCAACGAAGGCGGCAGTTAATATAGCACAGGTGGTGCGACAAACGGTGGATTTTGCTCCGACTTCGGCTGATTCACCGCTACTCAATGCAGTCAAAGTTGCCAGTCGTGAGGCTACAAACTGTTTTGGCCATGCCATTATTGCGTCAGAGTGTCTGGAGCAGCTCGGCATTGAGCATTGCATCAGCTACGCGAATCAGCATGCCATGGTGACACTATTTGATCGGGGCAGTGAGCGAGCTTTTTTGCTCGATGTGGCGACGGAGGAGCTATGTTGTGATATGACCGGCGTGCTTGGCAGCGGTGCGCCCAACCCGCTTGACCAGCTAGCGATGGGTGAGTTGCGGGCGGTGAATACATTTTTTTCAGGGGAACTCTTGAAACGACTACCACCGTCGATCGATAGGCAAAAGTTTATGAGCTCAAGGCCATGGCTATCATTTGATGCTATCGATGCGGCACAATCTCATGAACATAAGCCTCGAAATCGGATATTACAATTCTTAACATTACCCTCAGTACCGGGGCGTATGTTGTTGATTCAGCAGTACAATGCTGCCCGACAAGTGGGGTCGGGTGATATCGAAACAGCGAGTAAAGAGCTGTCGGAATTATCAGGGTTATATCTTGATGTTGACTCGCGAAATGGCCTGAAGGAAGTCGATGAGTTGTGCCGTCGGCTAATATTGGCAGGAAAATATGACGAAGTAATCGATTTGGCGGCTATGGTGGACGAGAGCCTGGTCCCAGACGACAAATCGAAAAATAAGTTATTTTTGCCAGATATCATGCGAAAAATTGCTAGACAGACAGAAAACAAGGAACTTGCCTGGCGGGCTATTAAACTATACGAGGAAAATCCACCAAATAGCCTGCGCAACGGTAAACTCGCTGCAGCCAGAAAACTTTTAGATAATTTGTAAAGTTTTATGCTACAATCAAGATATTACTTAACGCAAAGGAGTTTTTATGGCAGAGAAAAAAATAGCCAAGAAGGCGACTACTAAACAGACGACCGCTAAGAAATCAATTGTGAAAAAACCAAGCGTGGCAGCACTGAAAGAAAAGGCGGCAGCAGTCAAAGGTCATGGTGGCGGTTTTATGACATTTATTCGCGAGCAGGGCGTGGTTGGCCTGGCTGTCGGTCTGGCGATCGGTACAGCGGCTGGCGATACCGTGAAAAAGTTGGTGACGGCGTTCATCGACCCGCTGGTGCAGCTGATTGTCGGCTCGCAGGAAGGCCTGCAGGCAGCATCATTCTCTGTTGAGATTGCTGGTCGCAAGGGTGAATTCCTGTACGGTGCGTTTGTTAGCTCGCTGATCACTTTGTTAGCGGTGGCGTTTGTGGTGTATGCGATTATTCACTTTTTGAAGCTGGATAAATTAGACAAGAAAAAAGACTGACTGGGCCTTAAAAACAGATCCGCCGGATAAATACGGCGGATTTTTTATGTAAAACGATTTATGCTGGACCGTACTCAGGGCTAGGAAATCAGCGTGCCGACTGATTCGCCGTTGGCAGCTCGGGCAATATTGCCGTCGGTGAGTAAGTCGCAGATAATAACCGGGATGTGTTCATCCATAGCCAGACCGATGGCGGCTTTGTCCATGACGGCGATATCGGGGTTAGTGAGGGCGTCCTGGTATGATAGCTGATCAAGTTTAACAGCGTCTGGAAATCTCACCGGATCCTTATCATATACGCCGTCGACTTTCGTTGTTTTGATCACCATGTCGCACTGCATCTCTAGGGCGAGGTTGAGAGCGGCGGTGTCGGTGGTCAGGAAGGGCCGGCCAGTGCCACAGGCAACGATGACCACCCGGCCTTTTTGAATGTGGCTGAGCGCCCGGCGGAAAGTGTAGTGGTCGATAAATTGATTAATTTCTACAGTGGACAGGGCGCGGGTTGGCAAGCCAGCGTCGTTGAAGACATCAGCCAGGGCGATGGCGTTCATCAGGGTAGAGAGCATGCCGATATTATGGGCTGAAACAGGCTGAATGCCGTGGCCGACGATTTGGTTGCCGCGGACATAATTGCCGCCGCCAACCATGATGACGACTTCGGCGCCAGTTTTTAGCGCTGGTTTGATTTGTTCGGCGATCCAGCGGGCGCGAGCGGGGTCGAAGCCGCTGGCGAACTCGCCCTGAAGCTGCTCGCCGGATAATTTGAGGAGAATGCGTTTGGTCATGGTTTTAGTGTAGCATGCTGCAAGGAAGTGGTAAAATAGAAACATGAAAGCCAGTTTTAAGCCGAAAAAGATTTTATGGATGGATTTGGAGATGACCGGGCTGGATCCGGTGCATGATGAGATTTTGGAGGTGGCGGCGATCGTCACGGATTGGGATTTTACGGAGATTGCGACGTATGAGGGAGTGGTGTGTCATGATTCAGAGAAGCTAGGTAAATTGCTAGATCGAAATGCTAGCTTTTGGAACGAGCATCCAGCGGCACGCCGCGGTTTGGAGGAACAAAACGCCTCTGGCAAACCGCTGGCCGAAGTGGAGCGCGATTTGTTGGCGTTTTGCGATGAATATTTTGCGGACGAGCCGCGGATTTTACTGGGCGGCAATTCAATTCACCAAGACCGGCGGTTTATTGACGGGTGGTGGCCTACGTTGTCAAAAAGGCTACACTATCGGATGTTGGACGTTAGTGCCTGGAAAGTGGTGTTTGAAGGTAAATACGGCAAGAAATTTGCCAAACCAGAGGACCATCGGGCGCTGGAAGATATTCGCGGCAGCATTATGGAATTACAATATTATTTGAAGAAGGTGAAAAGCTAGGCTTACCAGCTGGCATATTTATGGTCGTTGAATTATTTGACAAAAGCAGGCTTCTCTGATACTCTCTTGGTAAAAGGAGTTGACGAAAATGTGTGCAATGAGTTCTGAGTTACATCAATATGTGACCGGGCTAACGAATGAGATTTCGCGCGGTCATTTTGATGAGGCTGTGCGGCTTGGCGATAAAGCGCTGGCAACGGAGGAGTTGCATGGTGAGGGCAACGAGTCACTGCTGGGGGAGGTGTATCGCAATATGGCCGCCGCGAGTGATCGTTTGGGCCGAACTGACGCGGCGCTTAAATATATCGATCAGGCATATGACATCCACGATATGGCAACTAACAAGGACCCCGAGATTGAGACGCTACGAGAGCGGTCGGCCACGGCATCATATGTTGGTATATTTGCATTAAAGGCGTATCTATTGGCAGATAGCAGGGATGAAGCGTTGGCAGACAAGGCGCGACTCATGACGCGGCAAGCTGCGCTGGACATGGCACAAGTAAACCAGCTTTCTAAAGAAGAGAACGCTGACCAGTACGAGATAAATATGGCATCTCGCTGGGGTATGACTGAAAGTCTAGTGGGTGACAGACGGCGAGGCTTGGCGTTGGCGGGCCGGGCAATCCGATTAGCGTGGCAATCGGAGCGGGATCAGCAAAAGGGCTTGACGGGCCGAGATGTCCTCAGGGCACGAACACGAGCGGTGCTTCGCGGTATGGCGGCCGTAGCGGTGAATGCCGCAAGTCGATTTGGCGCGACGCGGGGTATTGCTGAGAAAATTGCTCTTAAGACATTGTGATTGTATACTGAGAGCATGACTCATAAACAATTTGAAGAGTTTATCCTCAGTTTGCCCGGTGTGTGGCTGGATTATCCGTTTGGCGAGGATATCGCGGTGTATAAATTTGGCAAGAGCAATAACGGCGCAGGGAAGATGGTGGCGCTGGTAGCGGAGGGATCAAAGCCACTCAGGGTAAGTCTAAAGTGCGATCCGCTGTTGGCTGAGAATTTGCGGGAGAAATACGAGACGGTGCTGCCGGGCTATCATCTGAACAAGAAACACTGGAACACTATCATTTGCTCGGGGCAACTGAGTGATGAGGAAATTTTTGATTTGGCGCGACTGAGTTATCGGTTGGTGGCGGAGTGAGTAAAGCTTATGATTTTCCCGAATCACCGGTGATCGCCATGAGCTGCTTGCGTACGTTGGTGAGGTCGGAAATAGTTTTTTCGAGAAAGTCAATTGTGCTTTTGCTGCGCGAACCCTCTTTGATACGATTCATCATCAGCAGCGTGTCGGCCAGTTCGGTATTCATGGTGTAAGCGTAGGTGTTGTCGAGGTCGGCATTGAGATAGGCCTCCTCAAATTTTTCCTCGAGTTTTGTCGGTGGGTCGAGCGCGGTGATGTTTTTGAGGTCTTTTTTGACGTCGATGTTCTGGGTGGCGGCTGGTGTCTCTATAGACTTATTAGCAGTGGTGAGAACGGCAGTGAGCGAGCTATTGGCGTCTTGGAGTTGGCTGGATTTGAGGCGGGAAGTAAATTTCTCGGAGACAGTTTGGAGTTTTTGCAAGCGGGCAACGAGATTGGTTAATGAGGGGCCGCGGGAAGCGTTTTGGGCGGCATTAATAATAAAGACCAGACCGAGCAGCCCGATGATACCGAGAACGAGCAAGATAATCTTTGACTTTTTATCAAAGCCTTGCGGCGCTGGCGGTGCAGAAATTTGATTGAGATAATCAATACCGGTTGGCACGTCATAGTCATTGTGTGGCTGCATACACCCATTAAAGCATAAACAACAACAGAGGTAAAGAGTGATATAATAAAAACCATGAATGATGCCAAGGAAGAAGTGCGGGCGCGGCTGAATATCGATGATGTAATCGGTGAATATGTTCAGCTGAAGCGGGCGGGTCGTAATCTGAAAGGGCTCAGTCCATTCACTGATGAGCGGACGCCGAGTTTTATGGTCAGTCCGGAGAAGCAGATTTGGCATGATTTTTCTTCGGGCAAGGGCGGCGATATTTTTACATTCGTGATGCTGGTGGAGGGGATGGATTTTCGTCAGGCGCTGGAGCATTTGGCGCGCAAGGTGGGCGTGGATTTGAGTTTGTTTTCTCATGGTGATGGGCGCACGGCCAAGCGGCGGGTCCGGGCTAGGGAAGCGCTGAAATTGGCCGCGAATTTTTATCAGCAAAATTTGGTAAAAAATCCGGCAGCGCTAGAATATGCGGTGAAAAAACGGCGGCTGAATCGGCAGACGATCGGT
The window above is part of the Candidatus Saccharibacteria bacterium oral taxon 488 genome. Proteins encoded here:
- a CDS encoding oligoribonuclease, which translates into the protein MKASFKPKKILWMDLEMTGLDPVHDEILEVAAIVTDWDFTEIATYEGVVCHDSEKLGKLLDRNASFWNEHPAARRGLEEQNASGKPLAEVERDLLAFCDEYFADEPRILLGGNSIHQDRRFIDGWWPTLSKRLHYRMLDVSAWKVVFEGKYGKKFAKPEDHRALEDIRGSIMELQYYLKKVKS
- the pyrH gene encoding UMP kinase; its protein translation is MTKRILLKLSGEQLQGEFASGFDPARARWIAEQIKPALKTGAEVVIMVGGGNYVRGNQIVGHGIQPVSAHNIGMLSTLMNAIALADVFNDAGLPTRALSTVEINQFIDHYTFRRALSHIQKGRVVIVACGTGRPFLTTDTAALNLALEMQCDMVIKTTKVDGVYDKDPVRFPDAVKLDQLSYQDALTNPDIAVMDKAAIGLAMDEHIPVIICDLLTDGNIARAANGESVGTLIS
- a CDS encoding MmcQ/YjbR family DNA-binding protein; translated protein: MTHKQFEEFILSLPGVWLDYPFGEDIAVYKFGKSNNGAGKMVALVAEGSKPLRVSLKCDPLLAENLREKYETVLPGYHLNKKHWNTIICSGQLSDEEIFDLARLSYRLVAE
- the argS gene encoding arginine--tRNA ligase; translation: MEQIISQAVKQLFDQDVSVQLTRPDPKFGDFATNVALQLAKPLGKNPREIAEAIAEELRGREELGEVSVAGPGFINVKLSDQAVLELLKVRPATNRSGQTVVIETNCPNPFKAMHIGHALNAILADTMANLLAVDGASVHRVSYHGDVGTHVGKSMWAILREIDGDVGKLDAIPADKRNEFMSRMYVEGARAAKESPEARAEIDELAKQSFVLDDPLYKQVYEICKAWSFDEIDANVARLGNVPIERRYVESETEVPGKALIKEKTPEVFTKSDGAYIFKGSQYGAFDNVFIGSHGNGLYGAHDMGLIQLKRQDYPNLDLSITVNGEEQAAYFRGVIAASELAIPELKGKLFNYATGLVKLTTGKMSSRTGEVITIDWLFNEFKKAIKQAGGEPTDAVVAGALRYQFLKVKIGSDVVFDINDAVSLTGNTGSYLQYAHARARGILAKSEQAVAFPTELFDEDRLLVRKMSEYAEAVNRATESLEPHHVCAYLFELAQEFNRYYEKNQVVGSDKEAHRVGLVAVYADILKAGLTILGIVAPDKL